The Humulus lupulus chromosome 3, drHumLupu1.1, whole genome shotgun sequence genome window below encodes:
- the LOC133821674 gene encoding transcription initiation factor TFIID subunit 5-like, with amino-acid sequence MGDFILSSSADSTIRLWSTELNANLVCYKGHNYPVWDVQYSPVGHYFASASHDQTARIWSMERIQPLRIMAGHLSDVDVSFSLTLLRVIKGN; translated from the exons ATGGGAGATTTTATACTTTCCTCTTCAGCCGATTCAACAA TTCGGTTATGGAGCACTGAACTAAATGCAAATCTTGTTTGCTACAAGGGTCATAATTACCCAGTATGGGATGTACAG TATAGTCCTGTAGGACACTATTTCGCTAGTGCATCACACGACCAGACAGCAAGGATATGGTCTATGGAAAGAATACAACCTTTGCGAATAATGGCAGGGCATTTATCTGATGTTGATGTTAGTTTCTCTCTGACTTTATTACGTGTTATAAAAGGGAACTAG
- the LOC133821676 gene encoding uncharacterized protein LOC133821676: protein MLATMFSGWHTVCQDPEMGLMEEINAVLSRKLDFEVLNFLALIFQNWICLMWTSSMLVLEMYSSHVQTYSVPSSGSVFYKCPAFHVHIPRPPSGVHYPNKSIIKKHVKPTPFFWHEKSAVVGRLHSLS, encoded by the exons ATGCTTGCTACAATGTTCAGTGGTTGGCATACTGTGTGTCAGGATCCTGAAATG GGACTTATGGAGGAAATCAATGCTGTCTTAAGTAGAAAGTTAGATTTCGAGGTGTTAAACTTTCTGGCCTTGATCTTTCAAAACTG GATTTGTCTTATGTGGACTTCATCCATGCTTGTCTTAGAGATGTATTCTTCTCACGTGCAAACCTACAGTGTGCCAAGTTCCGG GTCAGTGTTCTACAAGTGTCCAGCCTTCCATGTACACATTCCTAGACCACCAAGTGGAGTTCATTATCCAAATAAG TCTATCATCAAGAAGCATGTTAAACCCACACCATTTTTTTGGCATGAGAAGTCTGCTGTTGTTGGACGGTTGCATTCTTTAAG ctaa